The genomic window TGGCCGCCTCGGCCGTAGAACTTGTAGGCAACTGCAGGGCATCAGGAAGATGATCAGCCAACCAGCCACTGCACTGAGCCAGAGCTTGGGGATGAGACAGGACTTCAGAGATGTCTTTGAATCCGCCACTGCTCAGTAGAGCATGACGAATCGGCAAAACCACTGCCCTAAGGATGCATAACTGCGGATGAGACCAAAGCGCATCCAAGCTGGCAGTTACACCACCCTCCACGGAATTCTCCACCGGAACCACCGCCATTTCAGAGCGTTTAGTGGCCACATGCTCAACGACGGAACGCAGACCTATACAGGGCACCAGCTCAAAATTTGCTAATCCCTCAAGCTCCGCCAGAGCTTGAGCCGCTTGCTGACCATAGGTTCCCTCCGGTCCGAGGAAGGCCACGCGTATTGGCATCAGAAGCGCATCGCAAGTGAGGTCGATAGGATCATGACGCGTCAACCGCAAGCCATGCCTCTGGCTTTCCAAGCCTGCCAGAACCTCAATTTGCCGGTAAGGCAAAACACTGAGCGACTGCCTGCTTACCTGCTCGAGCAGGATAGGGTTCTGGCTGCTCTTCTGGAATGGGAAAAACTTACCCCACTAGGTGAGGGTCGCTTCAGCTACGCAGTGACCAGCCTGAACGTGTTTCAGCTGCAGATCAACCCAGTTGTCTCACTCAAAGTAGACAACTGTGACGGCAAACTCAGCATCCGCGCAACCGATAGCGAACTTAAAGGTCTAGATCTAGTGGATGACTTCGACCTCGGCCTGGAGGCCATCATGGAAGCCACCCCAAAGGGTCTTGAAGGGGAAGCTCTGCTATCTGTCAGCGTTACTCCACCAGCACTGCTGAAGCTGATCCCCAAAGGGGTGTTGAAAAGCACCGGTCAATCAATTCTCAGCGGCATCCTGCTTGGCATCAAAACCCGTGTTGGCCAACAACTTGTCAAGGATTTCAGCCAATGGTGCCAAGAGACACCCATACGCTCAAGTGAGACTGCCATTAACAGCAAACAGCTTGGTGAGGAATGAGCGACGATGAAGCTCTGTAGGGCCTAAATCCAACAAGGCACGCCGGTGGATCGCCGTTCCATAGCCAACATGTCGCTCCAAACCGTAGCCATAGAAGCGACTAGCCAACCGCTTGATCAGCCCATCACGAGCCTGCTTGGCCAACACACTGGCTGCAGCGATGGCCGCACATTTGCTATCACCGCGCACCACGGTACGTTGTGGCCCCATCCAGAGGCGCAATGGCAACACGCCATCAACCAAGACAAGCTCCAACGGTGTAGGTAGCCGCTGCAATGCCCTCAGCATGGCAAGTTCCGTCGCTGAGCGAATGCCTAGAGCATCAATTTCGCGAGCCGAGGCCTGTCCAAGAGCCCAAGCCGTCGCGGCATCCTCAATCAGCGGCACTAAGCGAGCCCTGCGGCGAACAGTCAGTGCTTTGCTATCTGTTAACCCCTCAGCTAACAATTCGACTGCCGCAACTTCAGTGAGGACAACCGCTCCTGCAAACACAGGACCAAACCAGCAGCCCCGACCCACCTCATCAACTCCGGCGATGGATTCCGCCGAAGGGTCCATATCAGCCTGCAGCTGAGGAGCGACGGCGGCGGCGGCGCGGATCCTCGGGTTCACTTTCCTGCGGCTCGGAAATTGAAGAAACGGTTTCTACAGAAGCGCTACTCGATGAATGATCAACCTCAAGAGGAGTGATTTGAACACTTAGAGGCTCATTCTTTGCGACAACCTTGGCTTGCTGGACAACGACCTCTGTGCCATTGGATGAAGGGGTTTCGACACTGGCTTCCGGAGCGCCACGGCCGGCCCCTCGAGCACCACCTCGTCCCCGACGCCGACGCCGATTGGAACTAGCTGAAAGCTGCTCACGAGCCTCCTCAAGGACAGACTCAGCATCTTCTCCAGGCCGAACCACGCGAACCAGAAAGTTGTCATTCTCTGGAGGTGGCTCAATCAAAAGCAAAGGGTTTAATCCAAGCCAAGCAAAAACCTCCTCCTGCCCTGAATTCATTGGAACAGCAACCAATTCAGGTTCCTGGCGACGAATAACACCCTCAGACGAGCCCGAAGGCTCTTGTCTCTCAGGTTCAACAGACGTGGTTGACTCAACTCCATTCGCCACACCAGAAGGAGGCGTATGTGCAGGCATCTCAACCGCACCAGAACGAATGCGCCCACCACGCCTACGGCGACCATTCCCGCCCTCACCTGGCACCTGCGCTTCAGCTCGAGCAGAGGCTGCTGATCTCACCAATCCAGTCGCCATAGCAAGTGGCTGTAGCAGATCTTTGCCAGGTAGTACCGCCACATGGCCAAGACCACCACAGGCAGGACAAGCCCTGCCAAACAATTCATAAATGTTCTGCCCCTGACGCTTACGAGTGAGTTCCACCAGCCCCAGTTCAGTCAACTGGGCAATCTGAGGACGAGCAGCATCATCGCGAACGGCTGCTGTGAAATGCTCCAGCAACTGCAACTGATCACGGCGCGACTCCATGTCGATGAAGTCGATGATGATCACACCGCCAATATTGCGAAGCTTCAGCTGGCGGGCAATCTCAATAGCTGCCTCACAATTGGTCCAGAGCACCGTCTGACGAGCATTGGCCGAACGAGTGAACGAGCCTGAATTGACATCAATAACAGTGAGTGCCTCCGTCGGCTCAATGATCACGTAGCCACCGGATGGCAGATCTACCCTGGGCTTGAGAGCATCGCGGATGGCAGCATTTACTCGGTAATGCTCAAGAAGTTCGGTGGATTCGTTATGGGCCTCAACTAATACATTTGGCCCTTCCTGGCCAAGGAAACTGCTCACACGCTCAATGGCAGCGGCATCATTCACCACTACTCTCACAAGATCTGGACCGACGTGATCTCTCAAAACGCGATGAATGAAATCTTCATCGCGATTGAGCAGTACCGGTGGTAGAGCATTGTCTGCCGCCTGCTGGATCGCTTCCCATTGCCTAAGTAAAACCTCCAGATCATCAATCAGCAGATCTTCACTAATGCCATCGGCCTCGGTGCGAATCAACAGGCCAGCACCCGGCGGCTTCACTAGTACGCCAAGTGCTCGCAAACGATTGCGTTCCCCTTCGGAATTAATCCGGCGAGAGATGTTCACCCCCTGGCCATGGGGCTGCAGCACCAAGTAGCGACCAGGCAACGCCAGGTTGCCAGTAAGCCTTGGTCCCTTAGACCCTGTGGGCTCCTTCATCACCTGAACCAACACCTGCTGACGGGGCTCCAGCAGCTCGGTGATCCCTGCAGCACCCTTCTTCAAACGCAGAGGGCCCAGATCAGTGACATGGATAAAACCATTTTTCTCACTTTCCCCAATATTCACAAAAGCGGCATCAATTCCCGGAAGAACGTTCTCGACCGTGCCGAGGTAGACATCTCCGATCTGGTATCGACCCTGAGCAACGATCAACTCATCGACTCGCTCATCTGTGAGCAAGGCTGCGATGCGCAGCTGCTCAGAGATGACAATTTGCTGGGGCATAGAAAATAAATAGGGAGCCCTGCTGGACTCAGAACCGATCAATGGCCTGCCGGCTCAATGCATCGGGTGGAAAACGAATTAACAGCCAAAGGCCGTTGAAGAAGCAGACGGAGTCAAAAACTCCTATTGGTTATGTGTCTCACTGCTCCCGAACAGAGGGAACGGAATGAACGAGCAGCAAATAGCCTCGCTTTGCTCAGAATTGGAGTGAAGAAGGCCGGGACGGACCAGTGGCAAAAATTGCCCCTGCATTCACGTCATATTTTGACTCTAACACTGCAGCAACTTGAGTTCCTGCCTTTGCACACCGCTCATGCGCAAGGGCTCACCCATCTGCTCTGCAAGCCAATGCTGCACCTGAACAGGTTTAAGGCTACGGCCCATCGAATCAATACTTGCCTCCAGACGCAGTTGAACGGCGTCTAAGCAAAGAGACTCACCTCCCTCTTCGCAACTGTTGCACAGTTGAAGTTCACGCAATGCTGGCCGGCAGTCTCGTTGACGCGGCCGTCCCTTCTTATCAATGTCATGCCACAGCAGTTCATGAGCTTCCTTCAAGAACTCGACAGCTACTTGCCACTGATGCCACGTCGATGGCTTCTCAGACTCAATAGCCAAATCAAAGCGCCATGAGGCTGCAACCAGCAACTGAGAGAGACTGCTACCGCCTACAGGCACAGATTCCGCACTAAGCAAAGAGAGTCCCTTCGGCAAGGTGGCCTGAAGCTGCTGACGCATGGTCTCGGCCTCCACCGGCTCCACAAACTCGAGATCCATCCATTCCCCAAAGGCCTCTACCCCCAAAGGCAAAGCCAGAGCTATTTGCAAACGGGGCAGGGAATGAAACCCACCGCTGTAACTCACTGGCAAACCACTGCGCCGCAGTGCTCTTTCAAGCAGACGCATGACATCCAGATGACTAAGAAGGGCCATCGAACCAGTTTTTGCGAATCGCAGACGGATGCGACAGGCTCGCTTCGTTAAAGGAGTTTTCTGAAGCTGCCGATCTGGCACAGGCGGCGGTGGCACCACCTCGTTGTGACCCATTTCAGAACCACAGACGCCACAACTGCTACAGCCTTCGAAAGAACAGTCAGGCACCACCGTTGCCGTCAAGGCACGCTGCAGATCCTCTGCCAGCCAGCTCTTATCAATGCCCGTATCAATGTGATCCCACGGCAGAGACTGAGCGCAGAAGCTGCTCAGATCTTCGCGATTGAGGGCTGAGGTCGCTCCCCAGCTCCCTAACTCCAGATCCCTATATCGGCCCTCCAGCCCTGCAGCTGCAATAGCCCAGACCCAGGCCTCATAAGTGCGATCAAGGGCCTCGAACCAAGCATCCATGCCTCCACCCGCCCGCCAGGCTGCCTCGATCACCGACGAGAGACGACGATCACCGCGACCGACAAAGTCCTCCATGGCGGAGAGGCGCACATCAGTGAAATTGACCTTTACGCCTCTGAGCGCCTGAAATGCCTTTTGCAGCTTTTGCTGACGTCGCTGCAGTTCTTGCGTAGATACGCTGTGCCACTGAAAAGGCGTATGTGGCTTTGGAGTGAAGTTACTAACCGTGATCTTCAGGTTCAATCGCCCAAGATCCCTGCACTGCTCCTGCAACATCTGACAGGTATCGGCAATGCCAAGCACATCCTCATCCGTTTCGCTCGGCAATCCGATCATGAAGTAGAGCTTGACCTTGCGAAAGCCGTTCTGCATCGCCGTGCGGATCCCCTGCAGCAGGTCGGCGTTCGTAAGACCTTTATTGACAACGTTCCTCAAGCGCTGACTGCCAGCCTCCGGCGCGAAGGTGAGAGCGGCCTGACGAGCACCGCCAACGATGTGAGCGATATCATCATCAAAGCGATCGACCCGTTGGCTGGGCAGCTGAAGGGTCACATTCTGATCAGCCAAACGATTTCGCAACTCCACACCAACCGCTGGCAGAGCCAAGTAATCGCTGCAACTGAGCGACAACAATGAAAAATCGCTATATCCCGTTCGCTTCATCCCATTGTGCACTGCTTCAATCACCGCCTCCGGATCAACATCCCGAGCTGGACGTGTGAGCATGCCGGGCTGGCAAAAACGACAACCACGAGTACAACCGCGACGAATCTCCACCTTGAGTCGATCATGCACCGTTTCGATATGTGGAACCAAACCCATGGCGTAGTGAGGCATCGGCTTGGCCACCCGTCGCAGAATCTTGGCCGGCGCAGCAGGCTCCAAAGGAAGGATGGAGGTGCCATCAGGGCCTTGACCGTAAAGCGACGGCACGTAAACGCCAGGCACCTGAGCTAAGTCCTGCAAAAGGCTTGAGCGACTCAGTCCATTGGCCTTAGCGTCAGCCACTACCAAACCAATCTCAGGCAGCAGCTCTTCACCATCGCCAAGGGCTACAAAATCAAAAAAAGCGGCATAGGGCTCAGGGTTACTGGTAGCCGTTGGTCCGCCAGCAAAGATCAATGGTGGTGCTGCTAAATCATTCAGGGGCTGATCACCACGATCGCTTGCCAACAAAGGAATCTCTGCCAGATCAAGCATCTCAAGGATGTTTGTGGCTCCAAGCTCATAACAGAGACTGAAGCCAAGGATGTCGAAGGCCTGGAGAGGACGGCGACTCTCCACCGCGAACAGAGGCTGCCGAAGATCCCGCAAGCGCTGGGCCAGGTCCTGAGCGGGAAGATAGGCCCTGTCACAAAGCTGACCTGGAACTGCGTTGAGAATCGAATAAAGAATGATGTGGCCCTGATTGCTCGCGCCCACCTCGTAGATCTCCGGGTAGGAGAGAGCCCAGCGCACCCGAGAGGCCTGCCAATCACGAGGCTCCACCCCCAACTCATGGCCCATGTAACGGGCAGGGCGATTGATCCCGGCATTGACCAGGCTGTCGAAATCCACCGGCTCCAGACGGGGTGAGGCGACGGTCATGGCCAAGAGGGCACTAATCCCATCGTATGGACAACGCTGGCCACCCCCCCGACACAGCGCAAGGCCCCGTGACGTAGCAAGATGCCTGCCAAGACTGCCAGCTCATCAGTGGTTCAGGTCAACAGCAACTACCTCAAACTCAAGGCGGGATATCTATTCCCCGAAATCGCCAGGCGGATCAAAAGCTTCAGTGAAGCCAACCCGGATGCTGCGCTCATCCGCCTCGGCATCGGCGATGTAACCGAACCTCTGCCACTGGCATGTAGAAACGCGATGAAGGTAGCCATCGACGAGATGGGGACCAACACTGGCTTCCATGGCTATGGCCCTGAGCAGGGCTACGACTGGCTGCGCAAAGCGATCGCCAAGCATGATTTCCAGACCAAAGGCTGTCAGATCAATGCCGAGGAGATCTTTGTCTCCGACGGATCGAAGTGCGACAGCAGCAACATCCTCGACATCCTTGGGAGCAGCAATCGCATCGCCGTTACAGATCCGGTTTATCCGGTCTATGTCGACAGCAACGTGATGGCGGGTCGCACCGGCGACGCCAATCAAAGCGGCCGCTACGCAGGCCTGAGCTACCTGCCAATCAACGCCGAAAATGGGTTTGCAGCCAAGATCCCCTCCGAACCAGTCGATCTGATCTATCTGTGTTTCCCCAACAACCCCACCGGAGCGGTAGCCACAAGAGCCCAGCTCCAGGAGTGGGTGAACTATGCCCGCACCAACAGTGTCTTGATTTTGTTTGACGCTGCCTATGAGGCGTTCATCCAGAACCCCGACCTGCCGCATTCGATCTATGAGATCGAGGGCGCTCGCGAGTGTGCCATCGAATTCAGATCGTTCTCCAAGAATGCTGGATTCACCGGCACCCGTTGCGCCTTCACGGTGGTACCGAAAGGCTTGAAGGGCAAAAGCGACGATGGATCAGATGTGGAACTCTGGAATCTCTGGAACAGGCGCCAAAGCACCAAGTTCAACGGAGTCAGCTACATCATTCAGCGTGGCGCCGAAGCGGTTTACTCCGCCCAAGGCCAGGGAGAGATCAATGCGCTAGTGAGCTTCTACATGAGAAACGCCGCCATCATCCGCAGGGAACTTACGGCCGCCGGGATCGAAGTGCATGGTGGTGAGCATGCGCCCTATGTGTGGCTGAAGACACCAGACGACATGGATTCCTGGGGCTTCTTCGATCATCTGCTCCAAAATGCCCACGTGGTAGGCACCCCAGGCAGCGGTTTCGGTGCTGCAGGCGAAGGCTACTTCCGTCTCTCCGCCTTCAACAGTCGCGTCAATGTAGACGAAGCCATGCGTCGGATCCGTGCCCTCTGAGACCACAGAATCAATCCCCCGCCATTGAAGCTGGGATTGCCCACCATCTGCACCATGGGTGAGCGGCCCACGTACATTGGAGCCGTCCCGATCGTCCTGGCCATGGCGGTGAATGCCCCCAGCCCCACTCCCGGTGGTGCCGCCGTCCTCGAAAAGCAAACCGAGCGGATCCGCAAGCAATCGCCTCATTACAAGGTGCTTCTTCACAACGATCCGGTGAACTCCATGGAATACGTGGTGGTCACCCTCCAGCAGGTCGTACCCCAGCTAAGCGAGCAGGACGCCATGGCCGTGATGCTGGAAGCCCATAACACCGGCGTCGGGCTGGTGATCGTCTGCGACCTCGAACCAGCCGAGTTCTACTGCGAAACACTGAAAGCCAAGGGACTGACCAGCACACTGGAACAGGAAAGCTGAACAGGTCTGGCCTACATCCGCTCTGGTCAGCATGGTTAAACCAACGTTGGCGCTGGTTGCCGACAGTGACCCTGATCCCCCTGCTCTACGGGTTGGGCTGGCTGATCATGCAACCAACTGTCCTTTTCCTGCCAGGACTGCCGCTCCAATGGCGGGGCCTGCTGGGAACCCTCTGCAGTGCACTGCTGTTTCTAGTGCTACTGCCTGGCTGGGTTAGGGCCCGCTGGATCAGCCAACATCCATGGCGCAGCTTGGGCATCACTGGTGCAGACGTTGGCAACACCCTTGTGAAACCCCTGCTCCTCGGATTGGCCGGGGCAGGGGCCCTGCTGCTGCTAATCAGCGTGATCACGATCAGCGGCCATTGGGGCTACTGGCTAGGGGATCTCAACGCCGAGAAACAGCTCAATGCCATTCTGCTCTGCCTCGTCGTGGGCTTGCTGGAAGAGCTGCTATTCCGCGGATGGCTCTGGGGAGAGCTCAAGCTACTGATCGGAGCACGGCTGGCACTGCCCATTCAAGCCCTGATTTTCAGCCTGGTGCACACACGCTTTAACATTGGAATCTGGCCAATGCTCGGCCTGCTGAGCGGGCTGTTCCTACTGGGCCTGGTGCTGGCCATTCGCAGGCGCCTCGACCATGGCTCCCTCTGGGGATGTGTAGGACTGCACGGAGGTTTGGTGGGTGGCTGGTTTGCCCTCCAATCCGGCCTCATCCAATTTTCCCCTCAGTCGCCACTTTGGCTCACCGGGCCAGCTGACAACCCCCTCGGTGGAGTGGTCGGCATCCTGGCGATGGCTTCCTTACTCGTCTATCAGCTCACGGCATTAGCCAAGGCCGCCCGCCCCATCACTGGAGCCCGTAGAGCCTCCTCCAAAGGCGCCACCCCGTAATCCCGCTCAAGCAAGGCCATCACGGTACGTCCGAAATTGCCAGGCTCAGTTTCAAAAGCCTCGAGACAGATTCTTCCGAAAATGCTTCCCATCGGTTCAGGGTTCCAGAGCAGCTTCCTAGCCGTCCAGGGCATCATGCTCATGGGGTTGTAGCCGGGCTGAATCAAACCCTGTTCAAAGCCGTACTGCTCCAAATGGGTGTGAGGTTGGAGGCCAATGAAGAAGATGGCAGGCTCTACCTTGTCGGGCCCGAAAATCCGTTCCAGCTCGCGGTGATAGGCGATGGATTGACGAATCGTTTCCGGTCTTTCGTCAATCACGTTGAAGGAGTAGTTCACCGACACGTGTTGACGGAAGCCAGCGCGGACTAACAGCCGACAGTTCTCAAGCACAGTTCGCAGGTTGTACCCCATGCGCATCTTGCGCACGAGCTCCTGAGACCCTGAGGTAATGCCAATCTCGAAGTAACTCATGCCGGTTGCAACCATCAACTCCGCAAGCTCGGCATCAAGGTTGTCGGCACGGATGTAGGCGGCCCAACGAATTCCATTGAGCCCTTCGGCCTGGATCGCCGTCAGAAGATTTTTGGCATCCTCAATGTATCGGCGGGCGGGGATGAACTGTGCATCGGTGAACCAAAAGCCACGTACGCCACGGTCATAAAGCTGGCGCATCTCCGCCACCACCTCTTTGACAGGATTGAGCCGTACCTGTTTCCCCTCCACAACGGTGTAAACGCAATAGCAACAATTGTGGGGACAGCCCCGCTTGGTCTGTACACCGACGTAGAAGTCACCACCCTCTAGGTACCAATTCAACTGAGGCCATATCGATGAGATGTAGTCGTAATCGCAGGCGGATTTAGGACGACTTTCAGGCTGCTCATGAATCAGACCAGCTCGTACTGGCTCACCCACCACAAAACAGCGTTGATCACTCAGGGAAACGCCGCGCAGCAAATTCTCCAACAGGAGCTCCCCTTCCCCCACCGACACGATGGTGCCCTTCGGCAAAGAGCGACCAAGTTGCTCATAGAACACACTCACTGCACCACCACCCAAAACAGCCCGGGCATGGCTGGCATAGCGACGAGCAGCTAGCAGCCCATGTCGCACAAGTCGCTGATTGCGCCAGAGCTCTCCGTAATGGCTTTTCATCAACAACAATCCACCGAAGGCGCCCCGGAGGCGTCGCAAAGGATTGCTTGCATAAAACACCTCAAAGGAGTGCTGCAGTGGATTGCCAGTGCGGCCATCTACCGGTGCATAGATCTGGATATCTCTCCAAGAAAAAACCAGCAGGGTGGGGCGAAACTGATCAATCGTGGCCAACAACACCCGTTCAACATCCAGCACAGGCAAAGCAGCCAAATCCAAAATCCGTTGAGGAAGATCCGGGAAACACTTGTGCAGGTGATCGGCCAGGTAAATCGGCCCAATTGGAAAGATGGGATTGCAGGGCAACCTCACCAGCAGCACACGCTCCTCTACCTGCGAGGAAAATCCTCTAGAAACCTCAAAGGATGAAGCGGAACCCATTGGTCAAGAGCGCAGGATCTCAGCGATTGCTCAAGCTGAAAGCGACGCTAACAATGACTGCGCTTCTCCCAAGCGCTAATCAGTCAAGCCGTTGTCTCTGAAACTCCCGGCATCAATTGAAGATGAGCAAAGCAAGCTCCCCGCTGCGCAGCGACTAATTACTCTCTAATAAGAATGAGTTCTTGATGGGCAGCAGCTTTGGGGATCTATTCCGAATCAGCACCTTCGGTGAATCTCATGGAGGGGGCGTGGGAGTCATCGTGGAAGGCTGCCCACCAAGGCTTGAGCTTGACCTACAGAAGATTCAGGCCGAGCTAGATCGACGCAAACCTGGCCAAAGCAAGATCAGTACACCCCGCAAGGAAGAAGATCAAGTCGAAATCCTCAGCGGTCTGCTCAACAACACAACCCTTGGGACACCAATCGCCATGGTGGTGCGCAACAAGGATCACAAGCCTGGCGACTACAAGGAGATGAATGTTGCATTTCGGCCTTCCCATGCCGATGCCACCTATCAGGCGAAGTACGGCATCCAAGCTCGAAGCGGTGGAGGGCGAGCCTCCGCAAGAGAGACGATTGCGCGGGTAGCCGCTGGAGCGATTGCCAAGCAATTACTGACCAAAGCCCATAACACCGAAGTACTGGCATGGGTCAAACGCATTCACACCCTGGAGGCCGAAATCAATGCCCAAGACGTCAGCATTGATGACGTAGAAGCAAACATCGTGCGTTGCCCGAACCAAGTCATGGCAGCGCAAATGGTGGAGCGTATTGAAGCCATCAGCCGTGAAGGCGACTCATGCGGTGGTGTGATCGAGTGTGTTGTCCGCAATGCCCCAATGGGTCTGGGGATGCCTGTGTTTGACAAGCTTGAGGCAGACCTCGCCAAGGCCGTGATGTCACTACCTGCCAGCAAGGGCTTTGAGATCGGCTCGGGTTTTGGCGGCACCCTGCTAAAAGGCAGCGAGCACAACGACGCTTTCCTCCCCAGCAATGATGGTCGCCTACGAACAGCCACCAACAACTCTGGTGGCATCCAGGGAGGGATCACTAACGGTGAATCGATCGTGATCCGAGTGGCGTTCAAGCCAACAGCCACCATCCGCAAAGATCAACAAACAATTGACGCTGATGGCAACACCACGACACTGTCTGCCAAAGGTCGTCATGATCCCTGCGTGCTGCCTAGGGCCGTACCGATAGTTGAAGCCATGGTGTCCCTTGTACTCGCTGATCACCTCTTACGCCAACAAGGACAGTGCAGTCTC from Prochlorococcus marinus str. MIT 9313 includes these protein-coding regions:
- the aroC gene encoding chorismate synthase — its product is MGSSFGDLFRISTFGESHGGGVGVIVEGCPPRLELDLQKIQAELDRRKPGQSKISTPRKEEDQVEILSGLLNNTTLGTPIAMVVRNKDHKPGDYKEMNVAFRPSHADATYQAKYGIQARSGGGRASARETIARVAAGAIAKQLLTKAHNTEVLAWVKRIHTLEAEINAQDVSIDDVEANIVRCPNQVMAAQMVERIEAISREGDSCGGVIECVVRNAPMGLGMPVFDKLEADLAKAVMSLPASKGFEIGSGFGGTLLKGSEHNDAFLPSNDGRLRTATNNSGGIQGGITNGESIVIRVAFKPTATIRKDQQTIDADGNTTTLSAKGRHDPCVLPRAVPIVEAMVSLVLADHLLRQQGQCSLW